A single window of Deinococcus budaensis DNA harbors:
- a CDS encoding Gfo/Idh/MocA family protein yields the protein MTTFSWGILGAARIARALIPAIRASGGEVTVLGVRDPGSDRARAFAAEWGIGHVGTYADVIASDVQAVYNPLPNDAHQPWTEAALRAGKHALTEKPLTLNATEAQALADTAAQTGGVLLEAFAYRFQPHVARLREIVASGELGEVRAYRGAFGFPLTHPGDFRWNADKGGGALYDVGCYAVNLARLLLGEPQRVTAQARWTPGGVDLGLSGTLHFAEALGTIDCAFDWGDEASQLFTVVGTAGRLSMDGAFHSKPPGDLTLRVRTAAGEREETYSPVDGYAAMVTHFGRVARGEETARFPPEDAVRQARVLDALFAAAREGREVTVAR from the coding sequence TGGGTGTGCGCGACCCCGGCTCGGACCGGGCGCGAGCCTTTGCCGCTGAGTGGGGCATCGGGCACGTCGGAACGTATGCCGACGTGATCGCCTCGGACGTGCAGGCGGTCTACAACCCGCTGCCCAACGACGCGCACCAGCCCTGGACCGAGGCGGCGCTGCGGGCAGGCAAACACGCCCTGACCGAGAAACCGCTCACCCTGAATGCCACGGAGGCGCAGGCCCTGGCCGACACGGCGGCGCAGACGGGCGGGGTGCTGCTGGAGGCCTTCGCCTACCGCTTTCAGCCCCACGTAGCGCGGCTGCGCGAAATCGTGGCGAGCGGGGAACTGGGCGAGGTGCGGGCCTACCGGGGGGCCTTCGGCTTTCCCCTGACCCATCCCGGCGACTTCCGCTGGAACGCGGACAAAGGCGGCGGCGCCCTGTACGACGTGGGCTGCTACGCCGTGAACCTCGCCCGGCTGCTGCTGGGCGAGCCGCAGCGGGTGACGGCCCAGGCCCGCTGGACGCCGGGCGGGGTGGACCTGGGCCTCAGCGGCACGCTGCATTTCGCAGAGGCGCTCGGCACCATCGACTGCGCCTTCGACTGGGGAGACGAGGCCAGCCAGCTTTTCACGGTGGTCGGGACAGCGGGCCGCCTGTCGATGGACGGGGCCTTTCACAGCAAGCCGCCGGGTGACCTGACGTTGCGGGTGCGGACGGCGGCGGGCGAGCGCGAGGAGACCTATTCGCCCGTCGACGGCTACGCGGCGATGGTCACGCACTTTGGGCGGGTGGCGCGCGGCGAGGAGACGGCGCGCTTTCCGCCCGAGGACGCCGTGCGGCAAGCGCGGGTGCTCGACGCCCTGTTCGCGGCGGCGCGGGAGGGGCGGGAAGTCACGGTCGCCCGCTGA
- a CDS encoding TnsA endonuclease N-terminal domain-containing protein — protein sequence MGSREIAILTHSVGGKVHVPGQPGSVRTESTLETDFTLLCAFDPTVEQIESQPVTIPYRDPTGRERHYTPDFLVQYLPDRDWVRRKVPELVEVKRTEDLTRRHDEYALKFEVARAYAEWRGWTFRIVTDQDLRGPYLQNAKFLLPYLRRPAWHEPTAWDIRKAMETLREAEVRALLATLTPDPEAQLRYLPHIWQMVAYRYLGADLQLPLNMRTPLTYLPHDPYPLKKDWIHDGPR from the coding sequence ATGGGTTCACGAGAGATCGCCATTCTCACCCACAGCGTCGGCGGCAAGGTCCATGTCCCCGGACAGCCCGGGTCCGTCCGGACCGAATCCACCCTGGAGACGGACTTCACCCTGTTGTGTGCCTTCGACCCTACCGTCGAGCAGATCGAGTCCCAGCCCGTCACCATCCCCTACCGCGACCCCACCGGGCGGGAGCGCCACTACACCCCCGACTTCCTGGTGCAGTACCTCCCCGACCGCGACTGGGTGAGGCGCAAGGTCCCTGAGCTGGTCGAAGTGAAACGCACGGAGGACCTCACCCGGCGCCACGACGAATACGCCCTCAAGTTCGAGGTCGCCCGCGCCTACGCCGAGTGGCGGGGCTGGACCTTCCGCATCGTCACCGACCAGGACCTGCGCGGCCCTTACCTCCAGAACGCCAAGTTCCTGCTCCCCTACCTCCGGCGCCCCGCCTGGCACGAGCCGACCGCCTGGGATATTCGCAAGGCGATGGAGACGCTCAGGGAGGCTGAGGTCCGTGCCCTGCTCGCCACCCTGACCCCGGACCCGGAGGCCCAGTTGCGGTATCTCCCCCACATCTGGCAGATGGTCGCCTACCGCTACCTCGGCGCAGACCTCCAGCTTCCCCTCAACATGCGGACCCCCCTGACCTATCTGCCGCACGATCCCTATCCGCTGAAAAAGGACTGGATTCATGACGGACCCCGTTGA
- a CDS encoding Mu transposase C-terminal domain-containing protein, translating to MTDPVENVLQPGLVVQHRRQRHVIVSILDLETVLLRNLESGGIVRVAVRDLDPQRPFTHLEKRPLDLTMVEEEPWKAATTRYNTIEPLLALPKGARTQARVAERAAAAGVHPATIYRWIDAFEQSGKLSALLPKERRDKGSYKIDTATEAIVQEVIDELYLTRQRRGVRTVVREIERRCRERGLMVPHYNTVRKRVQDRSAYIVTERRLGKKAAEDRYGTDTKPFPGADYPLSVVQMDHVELDLELVDDLEGRPIGKAWLTLMICVRTRMIPGFYLTLDDPNAFSVGMCVANAILPKDDLLAKYGVDAQWPIQGFPRMIHTDNAREFHSAALERACAEYGFSQDYRPRGQPKFGGHVERLAKTFNDMLHEEPGTTFGSPARRGDYDAAKQAVYTLDRLEEWVVKLIKIYHGTYHTGIQTTPLQRYLDDVRGDDTRPGIGIHVPNVDPHRLRLDFMPFFERTVQSHGVQFETVRYYHDVLRPWVGAPDPKHVKRARKLLFRYDPRDMSRVFFYDPELREYFPIPYRDTSFPALSKWEIREAKRHAVARGKAAVDTEALFAAHADLQRTRDTATKETKARRRSAQRKRLVKPVVPDEYFQREAPSVGDPSSSSEAKKSLVYVPGFEEVDFA from the coding sequence ATGACGGACCCCGTTGAGAACGTCCTCCAGCCGGGCCTGGTGGTCCAGCACCGTCGCCAGCGGCACGTCATTGTCAGCATCCTCGACCTGGAGACCGTGCTGCTGCGAAACCTCGAATCCGGGGGCATCGTCCGGGTCGCCGTCCGTGACCTCGACCCCCAGCGCCCCTTCACCCATCTGGAGAAGCGGCCCCTGGACCTCACCATGGTCGAGGAGGAACCCTGGAAAGCCGCGACCACCCGCTACAACACCATCGAACCGCTGCTCGCGCTCCCCAAGGGAGCGCGGACCCAGGCCCGTGTGGCAGAACGCGCGGCAGCAGCAGGCGTTCACCCCGCCACGATCTACCGCTGGATCGACGCCTTCGAACAATCGGGCAAACTCTCCGCCCTGCTGCCCAAAGAACGCCGGGACAAAGGGTCCTACAAGATCGACACCGCCACCGAGGCCATCGTGCAGGAGGTCATCGACGAGCTATACCTCACCCGCCAGCGACGTGGGGTCAGGACCGTGGTGCGCGAGATCGAACGCCGCTGCCGCGAGCGTGGACTGATGGTTCCCCACTACAATACCGTGAGGAAGCGGGTGCAGGACCGCAGCGCCTATATCGTCACCGAGCGCCGCCTGGGCAAGAAAGCTGCCGAGGACAGGTACGGCACGGATACCAAACCCTTTCCTGGCGCGGATTACCCGCTGTCGGTCGTGCAAATGGACCACGTGGAGTTGGACCTGGAATTGGTGGACGACCTGGAAGGCAGACCCATCGGCAAGGCCTGGCTCACGTTGATGATCTGTGTCCGCACCCGCATGATCCCCGGGTTCTATCTGACGCTCGACGATCCCAACGCCTTCTCCGTCGGCATGTGCGTCGCCAATGCCATCCTGCCGAAGGACGACCTCCTCGCCAAGTACGGCGTCGATGCCCAGTGGCCCATCCAGGGCTTTCCCCGGATGATTCACACCGACAACGCCCGGGAGTTTCACAGCGCCGCGCTGGAACGGGCCTGCGCGGAGTACGGTTTCTCGCAGGACTACCGGCCCCGGGGTCAGCCTAAGTTCGGTGGGCATGTGGAACGTCTGGCGAAGACCTTCAACGACATGCTGCACGAGGAACCCGGCACGACCTTCGGGAGTCCGGCACGGCGGGGCGACTACGATGCCGCGAAACAGGCGGTGTACACGCTCGACCGACTGGAAGAGTGGGTCGTCAAGCTGATCAAGATTTACCACGGCACCTACCACACTGGGATTCAGACCACTCCCCTCCAGCGCTACCTGGACGATGTGCGCGGCGACGACACCCGGCCCGGCATCGGCATCCACGTTCCCAATGTCGATCCGCACCGGCTGCGGCTGGACTTCATGCCCTTCTTCGAGCGCACCGTCCAGAGCCACGGCGTCCAATTTGAGACAGTGCGCTACTACCACGATGTGCTGCGGCCCTGGGTCGGTGCGCCCGACCCCAAGCACGTCAAGCGTGCTCGCAAACTGCTGTTCCGCTACGATCCGCGCGACATGAGCCGGGTGTTCTTCTACGACCCGGAACTGCGTGAATACTTCCCGATCCCGTACCGTGACACCTCCTTTCCCGCCCTGAGCAAGTGGGAGATTCGGGAAGCGAAACGCCACGCGGTCGCGCGGGGGAAGGCCGCCGTGGATACCGAAGCCCTCTTTGCCGCCCATGCCGACCTCCAGCGGACACGCGACACCGCCACCAAGGAAACCAAGGCCCGCCGCCGCTCCGCCCAGCGCAAGCGCTTGGTCAAACCGGTCGTTCCCGACGAGTATTTCCAACGTGAGGCGCCGTCCGTAGGGGACCCGTCGTCTTCTTCCGAGGCGAAAAAGTCGCTGGTCTACGTCCCCGGATTCGAGGAGGTGGACTTCGCGTGA